The region ctctgacctccagttaaccagcgaaaaagccagaaatggatctgtggctcacgtggtagagcaccagccttgagtaaaaatgctaaaaggacagtatccaggccttgagttcaagccccattgctggcaacgcacgcacgcacgcatgcaacCATGCACAGACGAATCCATCCTGCCAAGACCACTCTGAGAAATACCTCAGTGGCTTCTCACTGAAAACTGAGGAAGCTTGGTTATTTATACACCAAATTCTGCCCCTGGTGGCTAAGGACTGCCCAGCTCTGCAGACACACTTCCTAAGGGAGGAGGCATAAGAGACTGGGAACACAATTGAACTTTCCTAAAGAAATGTTTTGCTGAATTCCAAAAATGTGACACCAAGTTGTATATAGAAGTCCCTTTTATTTAGTCTAAAATATGTATATTCGTTTTAAAACAAGCTTGGTTCAAAGTTTTAACTTTTGACATTAGGAACACAACAGCCTGTAGTCTTAATAACACTAGTTTAAGAAATCCATTATGTGCAATACtgccaataataataaaaaaaaatccattctgtgTCGAAACATTATTACGTTACTTCCCTCAGACTTAAAAACCTTTAGAATGAAATCACTTTAGCTTATAAAATGCTTCTTAAGGCCTGTATTAGAGCTTGTAAAAAACTATTTTATGACCATTCAACAAAATTCCACCCCACTTTCTCTGATAATAAAAACGTGTTTTCTTAAACTGTGACTTGTTAAATGGCGTGAAACTAAGGAGAACTGGCTGGTGCGGTTAGCATCTTCGTGTTTGGAGAAGAATATCCTGTGCTTCACCACTTGCTGCCAAGCCTTACACAGATAGGGTCTGTAGTCCGCATCGGCGTCCGAGGGCCATTTACAGGCAGCCGCTGGCCCCTCTGTGGCCGCTACAGCTCTCTGCATTATACTTTGTGTCGTGGCAAAGAGGACCAGGCGATACTCATTGACGAGTCTCTCTAGGAGCTGAGAACATTTCTTCAGAGTAGACTCCTGCAAGTTCACACTTTCTCCTCCATTGACCCGGTCTATCCAGTAAAACGCGGACAGGCTATCCACAATCAAAAGACACAGAGAGGGGTGGCTACAGAACATGGCTTCTAGTGAATAGAGGGTGAGCAGGAGCTGGGTACTGCTGCTGCAGTACACCAGAAACAGCCTTCCAAGGCAGCGCTTGATCATTTCTTCAGAGCTCTGCGACAGCCTATGCTCAAGAACTGTCACGAGCCGGAGCATGTCAAAGTGGTAGTCTGTATCAATAAATAAGACTTCTAATTCCAATCCACCGTCTGACCTTGGAAGTATACACCGTGCTGTTAAATGATAGAGCATTTCTGTTTTTCCTGTTCCTTCTGGACCATGAAATTCAAGAATATCACCTGTGTAAAGTTTAAAAATGTCAGTCAAAATGCAGAAAGGAAAAGTCTGCAGGAAGGTTTAaggaaacatttaaagaaatgtcAGACTCCAAATCCATTTGCCCGAATGGATGTAAGGGAACGATcccattaactgtggagggaggcAATGGAGCCACCCTCAACACGCTGTTCTCGGTCTCACTTGTCAAGGGGGAAAGTCTCACTGGCCCGGTGAGGAGCTGCAGCGGCGCAGAGGCAAGCTGGGGTCTGCTGGGTGGGGAGTTTTTGGATACTAGGCAGGGGTCACTCCTTGCGTGGAGGTGGAGCAGCCATCTCCACACAGTGAAGAGGAAAGGTGCTCccgaggatgggggaggggggagggcaggcagacAGATGTGCCCAGGCCGTGGGTAAAAACATGGAATCCCACACCAGCCGCTCGCAGCCTATCCCGTACTACTACACCAGGAGGAAAGGAAGCCTCTCCCTGAGCTGGGACTTCTGCCGCTGGCTGGTGAGGGCAATCCCTAGTCAGGGGCCTCAAGCGAGGGGCACTAGGAGGGGCACAGTTCTTGACTTTGTCATTTCACGCATTACAGAGGGTGAGCGTGCCATGGTGCTCGGGCCCCGCACGCCGAAGGCACGCCGCAACGGAAAAGCCCTCACCTGAGTCCGGATTGCTTTAGGTCATGCTTCTCCATAGCAATAGCTCTTCAGAGCTGGGAGGGCAGCAATTGTGTAGCatgcatggggccctgggtttaatccccagcaccacacacacacacacacacacacacacacacacacacacgcctataCACACACAAGAAGGATCTCTGCAAATTGTAACTAGCTGCATAATTATTTCCCCCAGTAGTATAAGCCAAAGTCAATGACTTTGAACTTTAAAGATTCCAAGTTTCTTGCTCTATAGTTCTTACTAACTTCAAGAGCAGTACAAGCTAAATAAAACACACCTGGGAAATTGTCCtgcttccagaacttttcaaaaTGCATTCTAAAGACTAATGCTCCAATTCTTCCTATTTTTGTTTGTCATTACTGATAATATATGGCTGAACCATCTGATTTGGAAACACTGTTTAAAAGCAGGTTTTGTAGGCCTCAGTCAAATTACAGTCTACCTAAAAATTCAGATACTTTATTTCCTATTATTAACAAACCATTGGACATTGAAGCATTCACAAATAATGTAAAGGCATAAAAGGCATAAAGTTGCAATTTAACAGAAGTAACCTCAAGTATTTATTCTATTACACAGTAGGGTGACTACAGTTGACaataatatatatttcaaaatagctacaAGGAGAGATTTTGAATGTTCTTCCcacaaagaaatgacaaatgtGAGGTGAGTGATAAGCTAATCACTATGATCATTGTATAAGACACACATCCTGAAATAGCACCTTGTATGCTACAAATACATACAATTATTATGTAtaggtttaaaaatgtttttggtcatggggaaTGAACTGGGCTTGgggctcactgtccctgagctcttcagcaaggctagtgctctaccacttgagctataagtGCCGCTTCTGGTTCTttggaaagtctcatggactttcctgcctaggcggactttgaacctggatcctcagatctcagcctcctgaatagtttggattacaggcatgagccaccagtacccggccagttaaaattttttattaaaaagctaGCAAGTTATACCGTACACAAAAAGTGGAACTTCAGACAAGGCTGGGATGTAACTTAGCGGTAGAGACTTACCTAGAATGCTTGAAGCCCCAGGTCTGACTCTCAacactacacatacacacacaaataaaaaacgtAGTCAATTTCCACTATAACTTTACATAAAATTTGCTattctaaatttatatttaaataagccaggtgctggtggctcatacctgtaatcctagcttctgaaagaggctgagatctgaggatggtgtttcaaagccagccaggacaggaaagtctgtgagactcttatctccaattatccacaagcaaactggaagtggtactgtggctcaacgtggtagagagctaaccttgagcaaaagagctcagggataggcccaggtcccaagttcaagacccacgattgacaaatcataataataataaatttaaaagagaTTCAGTCTCAAGGAGTAAAACTATTTTCATATGAGCAATTGCTCTTGAATACTCTTACTGAAATTAACATCGCTGTGTGCAGTGGTGCGCACACGCAGTACCAACTATCCCAAGAGGATGAGACAGGACAATCACTTGGGCCTAGAAGTTTGAGGCCTGTTTGGGAGCACAGTGAGATTCTACCTTCTAAacgaattaaaaaatatatataagccaggtgccagtggctcacacctgtaatcctagttactcaggaggctgaaatctgaggatcacagttcaagccagcccaagcagaaaagtctgtgaaactcttatctcccagtaaccaccagaaaactagaaggagGGCtgcggttcaaagtggtaaagtgctacctttgagggaaaagagctcagggacagcacctaggccctgagttcaagccccataatcaagcaaaaacaaaacaaaacccaaatacaGTACAGTGACTGAAATTATATGAAGCCATATTGCAAGCGACTCTCCTCTGTAGTACTTGGGAGCTAAGTGGAGTCCCTCCCTCACTAGCAGTCTTCCACTGCTCTGTTATAGAAACAATGAGCCAGATGAGTAAAGATAACCTATAGCACCAATACTAATGGCAGGAAGGGAAAGCTGAAACAATGTAGTCATCTGACAGTGGTCTCTGGACACAGTGTGTCCTCAGGAGCAGGATGcagaaaccaaaaaacaaactgcACCAAAACCTCCTCCACCTTTTcccaaaaacaaaccacaaattgtcctcctcctcccttctccaaaAGGTAGCCATGAGAAGCTGATTAGCAGCAGCTGGCCCTTCTAATTCTTCCCCTCTGAGGAGACTGCTTCCTGCGAGCATggtgactgaggcaggaagagcgACTTCCACCCCAGCATCCACACTGTCACACTACATGATAACTGGCTGTTTATGTGGCAATATTTCCTGTcagttgtgttgtgtgtgtgtgcacacgcgtgcacaagtcttgggcttaaactcatggcctaggtACTGTGagttttgtgcccaaggctagggcCCTACCATTTTGAactaccacagctccatttccagctttttggggccCAGGCCGGTTTCGAaccacgaacctcagatctcagcctctggagtagctaggatgacaggcatgagacactggtgcctgggtcCTGTCAGCTTTTTTAAGGTTGAGACTTGAACATCCTATCCCCACCACAAAATATGGTGTCttgtaaatgtatttattactttgAAAGACACCTAAAGAGTGAAAACCTCAGTTCTAAATGGTCTAATTCTGGAAAACAGTTTTGggggtgttttgggttttttttgttttgttttgttttgttttgccagttgcggggcttgaactctgggctcatgagtagcactctaccactttgagctacagcactacttccggtttcctggtggttaactggagatcagagtctcagggatttatctgcctgggctggctctgaactgcgatcctcagatctcagcctcctggatagctaggatgacaggcaggggtgagccaccggtgcctggctggaaGACCTACCTGGTGAGGTGGCAAGTATGGCAAGGTATGAAGGCCCTTGACTAGGCACAAAGAATCAGCACAGGAGTTGCAGCAAGAACAGGAACAAACCATGAGTGGTGGGCCTGTCTCCAGCCCAAACCAACCAAGCTTACACTGAAATTTTGTCAGGTCCTTGGTCCTGAATGGTGAAGCCCTCAGTACAGGCTGAGAAGTAGCTGTAAAGATGCTACATACTGAGTTATCCACCCAACGGccaaaaatggggctgtggctcaagtggtagagtgctagcctcgagctttaaaagctcaggcacagtgcccaggctgagatcaagcctcaggacatgtaccaaaataaataataataataataacaacaacaacagaaaagccagaaggaaaaCCATCACAGGGCACAAAgggtatcagaaagaatgaaacattACAATAAATCCAGCAGAAAATTAAGAAACAGAAAGATAGCACCGGAAGGGCAAGAAAACTCAGTAGTGTAGTTTGCAAAGTTCATATGTCATTGATATTCTGTGAACCAAATGTTAAATAAGATGCTTAGAAGACTGAGTGAAGGGCACTGTGAAGTACTGACTACTTTGAGAGCAGCCaccaaggacagcatccagatgTAGAAAGTTAGTTCAAAAACAGGTATTATAGTTTGTTTGCTCTTATTTGCCTTCCTCATCATGCTGTGCTAGGAAACGATcgtagggccttgcacatgctagcaagtggtctaccactgagcttcaccCAAAGCCCTTCAAACACATTACCTCTTCTAAAAAGTTACAGTAATTATACAAAGTAAAAGGCTTCCTGATGATgtttctatacatgcatatatgtactttaatcatcttattttaaaagtacaaCAATTCAGTAGACTCGTCATAAGGCTAGAGGACCAAATGAAGATAATAACTGATggtaagaaatgtaaaaaaattggagagaaaagggaagaactggggggggaggggcaaaaaTACAGGAA is a window of Perognathus longimembris pacificus isolate PPM17 chromosome 2, ASM2315922v1, whole genome shotgun sequence DNA encoding:
- the Xrcc2 gene encoding DNA repair protein XRCC2 — translated: MCSDFHRAESGTELLARLEGRSSLKEIEPNLFADEDSPVHGDILEFHGPEGTGKTEMLYHLTARCILPRSDGGLELEVLFIDTDYHFDMLRLVTVLEHRLSQSSEEMIKRCLGRLFLVYCSSSTQLLLTLYSLEAMFCSHPSLCLLIVDSLSAFYWIDRVNGGESVNLQESTLKKCSQLLERLVNEYRLVLFATTQSIMQRAVAATEGPAAACKWPSDADADYRPYLCKAWQQVVKHRIFFSKHEDANRTSQFSLVSRHLTSHSLRKHVFIIRESGVEFC